ttaaatgagtttacattttctaaaaacaaTATAACCGTTGCATGCCACAAAGTTGCTGCCATGATGCTAGCTGTCCCTACGGCAAATGCCCACTGGAGTGCCACAGGGCTCGGTACTTAAACCACTTTCCTTCTCCCTTAACATCAAATCACTTATCCTCACCTCTAAAAACCAGGTATCCTCATGAATCACTGCATATCTGGTAAGTATAAATGCCTGGATGAATGCCCATCGTGTGAAGctgaatttatcaaaaaatgctgttcattcCTGTGAAGAACAAGCTTTGCCAAGACCTCATCATTCTCTCTTTTCACCCACACAAAAAGCAAAGAACCTTATTACACTCAACAACTGCCTGTCATTTGCACCCACgtacaagtcaagtcacatttatgctttatacaatacagtttcaaagcagcttcacagtaataaacagcaaaacaatgaaaagaatgaaataaattctgctttaaagcagctctaaaaaacACATTAGTGTCATTATTGAGTGCAAGTCAGTttagtgttgattcagttcagttcaaaaaCTGTCAATGCTGCAAAATCCATccattattaaacaaattaaattaagctGTAAAGAACTGTGTAAAGATCAACGGCCATAcaagaaatatttttctttttgtccaGATTTGTCCAGCAGAACATCCAACAAGTCAGACATTTTCTTAGACATGCACATTCCTAAAAGATTTTATTGTCAACAtattatcaatatatatatttatctatctatctatctatatatatctatatctatctatatagatatagatatatataaaaatgtacccCCTCCCCCAAAAGTCCACTTAAACCATGCTCCTTCACAATCGACTGCAAGCTTGCATACATTTTGAAGGAAATGTAATCCAATAAACAACAAAATCCCTGCCctacatatttttcttttccaATTTTCCAAATTTCTTTTGCAATCATaacaatacagaagaaaacatCTAGAGGGTTACTTCCATTTCACCAAgacttttagatttaaaaacttttttaatctttcaatttttaaaaatgttcttcacacaaaagctgaaaaaaattattaaaaaaattaagaaaatgagCTTCATTGTTAAGATTTGTCCTGAATTTGTTGTAATACAATACTGTGAAAAAACATGTTGGTCTTAAGAAAATACTTGCAAAATGCTTCAAAAAATGCACTTAGGAACATCCTCACAAATAGCTTAGAATTTGTTAAAAACTTtctcacattttttcttaagaagaCTTCTGTGAATTAGGCCCATGATTGCTTTGAAAATCCACATGATATCTAATGTACACTGCACAAAGACAGGAAGTAACCCACCTAAGCATGAGTAATAGTAATAGTGATTACTACTgcctttaaaaaacattaattacagaaaaaatgtgacatttttttatgtaaacatgtttattaatcttttcaGCCACAGTGATCGACCTGTTGCAAATGGTTCCTCTGAGCAGAAAAAACCACAAGCAGACCTGAATGATGTGGCTTACAATCCAGAGAAACTGTACAAAAAATTTGTATTAAGCATTTGTACAAACAACTGATGCTTTCAGCAGTGAATGTAATATGATATTCAGCAGTCTGACTACAGCATGTTTGGCAAGCCTAAAACATTCAAACCCACTGCTTTAAAGAGTAAATTACaggcacaaaacacacacaaggtAAAGCTGTAAAAAGTGTACATTTGTAAAAACGCACACCATTGTGTCAAGATGACAGCTAACATTAGAATATGCAAAGGCTCTTTCTCTctgacacatacacaaacaaacaaaaaaacaaacacaggtTATTATAAAAGGGAACGCACAGCCTCAGCTAAAGCAACGAGGCCCACTGTGAGGCAGGAAAACAACCACATTCACACACAATGAAGCAGATTACTGgcttacaaaaatatattcacagCTGCCCACTGTAGCTCTATGGCACATTTAACATAAGATAAACCGTCTCAGTCCATCACACAGCCTTCCCATAGTCAAAATCATCACATACAGGGATTAAACCTGCTCCTGAAATAACTCTTCTGCGTTCACTGACAGTCCTTAAAGTAAGTCCTAGACAAGGCTCAACGTGTTTCCTGAAAACCAGCTTTACATGGTGAAAGGAAAACAAACCCAATGCAAATCGGAAAGGCTGCACTGCTGCATCGGAAACCTGAGAGGCATCACACTCCAGTGACGACAGGGCATCCTGAAAGCATTGCTGGTAAACAACGTAAACATCAATTTAGGTACCCGtccaaacaaaatgaaatctaTGAATGAATTATTCATATTTCAGATCAGTGTTCCAGGTGATCTGAATCATAATTTGCTGTCAGAACCGGTTTAAATTCAATGGATTTTGGAGGATTTCAGTCTTGACTTTTACACATTCCAAAAAGCCTGGAGGATTTAAAAAAAGGGACTATTCTACAATTAAAATTGATGCAGAATTACAATCTTACCACTCTTCACCTAAACAATCATTATAGGTTTGGCAGTAGATTATGGGTCGTCAGGAGTGCAGTTTTACAATCAAAAGATCTAGCTCTCAATAATTGCTGGCTCCTCCTCCTGCCCCCTCTCATTGGTTGAGCCCAATGGGCCAGCCCACCACAGCACCAGAGCGTTGTCCTGTCGGACGCCATTTGATGACATCACATTCCCCTCGTCTGAATCAGACTCAGACTCCTCACAGTCAGACGACCAGCAGAACTTACGCTGACCACTGGACGAAGCCACCAATGGCATGAAAGGGTGCACGCTGTAGAAATGAGAAAGTAAGAAAAAAGGGTAGGTAAAATTAGCAATATTTACTCAgttgcatttaattatttagcagATGTTTACATTTCTGTAACACATTTTCGTGTTACAGGTGCAATGCTGACAAATTGATCATAAATGtccgtaaagacatttaaattgcaacaaaaaaagatttcaagcaaatgctcttcttttcttaaaaaaaaaaaagaaaaatcacaaaatattaagcagcactactgttttcaacagtaataataataataagaagaatttTTTGAGCATCAGATAAGCATATTATAAATCTTGGAGTAAtggaaaacacatttttatactgtaataatatttcacaaaatgaatgcagcctctgtgagcataagagacttctttcaaaaatgtttaaaaaccttactgaccccttttttttcaacagtagtgcATAAATACCACATGAATTGATAATATGCTTTTTAAGTTCTTAGTAAAAAGTACAAATGATAATTTCtctaattttaataaatgtatttcaggaGGAGACTAAAGGCTTGGTAGGGGACAAACCCAAAATAGAGAAATTCTGCTGCAAACTTAACCTTTCAGTACTCCTAAAATTAGGAAAATGAATTACAGAGCCACAATAAAAAAGGTGAAGTGATTATCCATAAAAGCTatgatttttaaagattttatgaactttacattttatatatcactttaagtttttaatttcatacattttataaatgttatttaaattctgttaatTATACCTGATGCCATTAGTACAATCAGTGTGCGCCTGAAACTGCAGCAGAGGTTGTAGTGGCTCCTCGTTCCCATCAGGTGGCGCTGTGAGGGTGTCCCACACTGACACCACACCATCTGTGTCCCCACTCAATAGATATCGGCCAGATCTATTTCAGacacacaaatatcaacatcagCAAAACATAAATGGATCTAATTACTATGCTGTCATTTTTAGTAAACTGGTATATCTTTATCTTACTGGTCCAGGTCAAAGTAGATACGTTGGTTTGTATTGATGTTCCTGTGCATGGAGAACAGAACGTGTCTCGGATCTCTGAGGTCCCAGCACAGGATCTCTGAATCCTGAAAGCAGTGACACACATCATTAGCTGGAGAGttcaaaacatgcaaacaaataaCAGCGTTTCTGATTGGTGGATGTATCTGTCATACTGAATTTGGCCATATAAACCTGTGAGGGACAGAAGTACAGCACATATGAGCTCACTGACCTTGCGGCCGCCCGTGTATAGGTGATAGCCGTTGGGTGAGAACAGCAGGTGCGTAAGGCCTCCTTGGTGTCGAGCGGGCAGCAGAGCCAGCAGAGAACCGTCCTCACAGGAGTAGAGGCCGGCCGAACGAGAGTACGACCCACAGGCGTACATGGACTGGCACGAACTGAAGGCAATACAGGAGATAATGCCAGTCTGACCCTGTTTCTTGACTTAAGAAAGGTATAAAATGAGCGGgaagaaaaacaagaacaacaGTTCATTGTAATTAGTTTGGTTTCGTATTAGAAAACCAAGAAAAAACATTGAATAATGAGAAACTATAAAACGAAGTGTCCAGATGAGGAAGATATTTTTCAAGGTCAAAAGCTCACAACTAAttaatatagaatatataattaatatagaaccattcaaataaaattcatCTGATGTGCAATCACAGGcgcacactactgttcaaaagtttggagttgttgtttttgaaagacgcctgttcatcaagcctgcatttatttgatacaaaaaaacccaaaaaacagtaaaaacatgaatactgtcaaatattattacaatttaaaataactgttttctatttgaatattttttaatatagtgtattcctgttatggcaaagctgaattttcagcagctattactagtctttagtgtcacatgatccttcagaaatcattctaatatacggATTTGAAGTTcaggaaatattttttttatcatcattgatgaaaaaaagttgtgctacttaatgttttttggaaacatttttgattgagattctttgatgaataggaagttcaaaagaacagcatttattagaaatggaaataatttgtaacatcataaatgtctttactgccacttttgatcaattgaggGCATCCTTATTGAATAAAgtactgtattaatttctttaaaaaactaaaaaaatctgaccccaaattttgacCGGTAGATTATGTATATCAGTTGCTCCATGACAACTTGGTATGtggctcatccaatcagaaCATAAACATGGAACTACATCATCAATTTTACAACATAATTTTTGagtcttttttttgtaaataaaatgttacataattTAAAAGGTTTTTATCTAATCAAGTCAgatattttatgaaaaaaaaagtctcttttaCATTTGCATCCAATTTTGACTgaaaactataatataatataataggtGGCATCTTTCAACCCTTCATCAGTCTGAACAAAGATCTATTGTGTCAAATCCAGACCAATAATTACACTAGCAGTGTTAAAACTCCATAAATGAGTCAGTCACTACAAACATGCTAAGATAATTATATCCACAGCCACTGTCTAGATCAGAGGCATGCATGCCGTGTTAGCTTAATCAAGCCAAATATGTGTTTCCCGCCATGAATGTGTTTGGAACGAAtccacccaaacaaacaaaaagaaatgaaatagGATTACAGGCATTCCACACCCATGCCAGACAGCCAGCCGTCTTAATGACCCCGATTAAGAAGCGTTTGAAGAGAGAGTGATTGATGTAGCGGTTATTCCTCTACAAGAGGGACCCTCACCCATGGTGGGCCTCTGCTCGCAGTCTCTCCCAGGACGGTCGGTGTGGAAGACCCTGACGATTTTGTCAAAGCCGCAGTAGAGCTGAGAGCCGTCAGGAGAGAAACACAGTGAATGGGCCGCTGTCAGCTCATCCAGGTGGTTGTAGGGTCGAAAAGATGCTCGGAGGTCACCGTAAAATGCGTCCCATATGTGGACAGGGTTGTCTCGGCTACTGCTGGCAATGCTGaagggaaaagaaaagaaggaaACTAGAATATACTGCAAAATCGTAAAACTTTTCCCAATGAAATCTATTGTTTTGGGAAAAACAACAGATTGCAACATCAGACTTGACAGTCAGACTGGCTTTCTTTCAAACTCACAACACAAAAGACCCATTCACAATAGATAATCTAACAAATGAAGAGCTAAACAATTTGAAGTGAAAGAcgatgtctactgttaaataaaaaaaagaggcGGCATATGAGTAcatgccattcaaaagtttggaaaatCCCTATACAAGAGGTTTTGGTATATCAGCATgaatctttattattttatgatgaCTTTGCATTGATAAGCGACAATGTATTAAAACTTCAAGAAACATTCTAAATTCAAGTTTTCAGAACATTAGAAAATACTAGACAAATTCTATGTTTATAAACCATCTCATGTGAAAACTTAGATGATACGATGTTTAAATACAATGCTACGCTTTTACTGTAAAACTGATAAAttattgggtttttttttttttaaccaaattaCACTTTGAAAATGATCAGCAAGTCACAAGAATTTTTTGCTCACATTCTTACAGTGTGGTCACATTAATTAATGCTCGGTGAAATTTTGCAGACAAAATCCAATTATACCAATAGGTTTGCATGAGGGTGAAAAAGTTCCTtatgcagattttgctcatgttCAAGTCTGTCATGCAAATTGACCAAGCCGatcaacagaaagctgcttgcttTGAAAGTAACTTCTGCGTGCTGTGCTTTATACATCACTACATTATCGACAACAAATCAATTTTGTTAATGTGACCAcatatttaaagcaaaataagTCCATTCGTATTCCCATTCGTAGAGAATCCTATTGAAATGACTACATTTTGTGTATGAAAATTCAATGCACACCGGTAAATGTCACCACACCTTTAGGTACTTTATTAAGCGTTAAAGTAAGTCACCATATACTGTCATTGAATTCAGTCTACTCAACCggatatttattaaattatctccacttgtgtttcacagaataaTGTCAAATGGGTTcggaatgacacgagggtgaaaaaagtcagaacttctatttttgggtgaatcatTTCCTTAAGTACAGATCCGTCGTTCTTTCTCAACAGGAGGGCAACATAGTTTAAAAGTGTATAATGAGAAACTACACCAAAATGACTTGAGTCGAGATGGAGGAAGTAAATGACCTGAATACTAAGCACCTCCCCTGGAGGGAACGGCCAATCATAAGTCAGAGATAATGATCAACCCCTGTGGACATTCAAGCTGCTCTTCAGCCAATGGCAGCAGTCAGAACATTACGCTACGAATGCCTGGAAGAGCTTTGCTCAGAAACTGCTGCGTTTCATAATGCTTCAGAAATACCTGTAAACAATATCACTACAACCAGACACAAGATGACAGATTATTACTGAGTCTGACTTCTTTAACTTCATCCTCTTCATCTTTATGAGTTCTTTATGAAGTTTACAGTTCCGTCCTTGACCCACGACTTGTCATTCCTTCATTTTCTTAGTCATTTTCGGTCGCTGCAGGGCGGATTCTGTAATCCCAAACAACGTTTGATCAGAACTGATGCTGCGTGTGGGTGAAACAGCACATGCCACAGTTAACGAGCCCTCGTTAGTAACCTGCCGCGGCTATCCGTGACGACTGGCATTGATTTGGACTGATTTCTGTTCCATTGCCTTTTGTCCCTCAAAAAAACATAACCATCAAAGAGGACATCATTAAACGAGAACTGAAGCGACAGAGGACTGGAGAGGAAGAATAAGAGACCACTTACTTCCTCCCTAAACAATTCCAGCACTACTTTTAGTAAACCctaacacacacatagagagagagagctgggaAAAATAATGGCAATTTCTGTGAAATGATTAGCACTGGATCAATTTTCACCTCCTGAAGTAgctaatgtctttttttttttttttttttaacaacctTTCACTAGTGTAACAGTATATGATCACACTTATTGTATTAACTGCGAAAAcgaatgcacaaaataaattaactgaCAGAGAGCTGACCAAACACTGATAGAGGCAgtgacatttgtgaccctggaccacaaaaccagtcataagggtcagtttttttaaattgagatttatacatcatctgaaagctgaataaatacactttccattaatgtatgttaggataggacaatatttggctgagatataactatttgaaaatctggaatctgagggtgcaaaaaaattaatttgagaaaatcgtctttaaagttgtacaaattaagttcttaggaatgcatattgctaatcaaaaattaagtttagatatatttactgtaggaaatgtacaaaatatctccatggaacatgatctttacttaatatcctaatgatttttagcataaaagaaaaatcaataattttaacccatacaatgtattgttggctattgctacaaatatacccgtgctaccacttattactggttttgtggtccagattCACATTTATTATAAAGGGTTTATGTCCATATTGTTTTAAGATCACTTAAAAgttatgaatttttaatttctgcaaatgttaataaataataaaacatgataattTGCCATTCAGGCTTGATTTTTAATTACACTGTTGTGTTGATGTTAATTCACAATCAATTATTTAACATACTAACTAtaacacatatactgtatgtatacatatatatatatatatatatatatatatatatatatatatatatatgcattgttaatccttttgatcttttattttaaaaattcacaaaaatctaacctttcattggataataagaatttaaaatggggggaaatattatgaaataaatgtttttctcaaatacatgttggacaattattggcacccctagaaattcttatgagtaaaatatctctgaagtatattcacaattttgagcactccagggtgattatgaacatgggattatccagccatggcttcctgtttcacagaaatataaataggagggaaaacaaagcccaaattcccttaatcatccatcacaatgagaaaaaccaaagaatatatttctgatgtgcagcaaaagataattgagcttcacaaattagtgaagtggctttaagaaaagagctagagcagtgaaaattcccttttccaccatcagggcaataattaagaatttccaatcaacataaaatgttacgaaactgcctggaagaggacatgtgtctatatcgtcctaatgcacggtgagaaggagagtttgagtggctaaagactctccaaggaccacagctggagaattgcagaaaatagttgagtctcggggtcagaaaaccttaaaaaaaatattgtcaaacagcacctacatcaccacatgttgatgggagggtttcaagaacaattctcctcactcatccaaaaaccagcatattcagttatcagacacgacttcaaatgggactggcttctacggtcagatgaaactaaaaatgagctttttagcagcaaacattCAAGActggtttggtgaacacagggataaaaagtaccccatgtgtacaatgaaatatactgctgtatttttgatgttgtgggcctatatttctgctggaggtcctggacatcttgtttagacacatggcatcatggattctatcaaataccaacagataaaaaaaaaaaatcaataaatgaccgactctgttagaaatcttataatgggccatgtttggatcatccaaccgtacaataatccaaacacaaacctaaaaaaaatacacaaaaatgggtcactgagcacaaaaccaagcttctgctggccattccagtcctctgacctgaaccctgtagaaaatgagtggtgaactgaagagaagcagcaccaacatggagctgaaaatctaaagggtctggagtgattctggatgaaggaatggtctctgatctcttgtcaggtgtctctaacctcatcaggcattataggagaaaatttagagctgttaaactggcaaaaagtattgaataaaagggtgccgttaattatggccaacgtgtattagagaaaaacatttatttcataatgatatttccccccattttaaatacttattatccaatgaaaggttagatttttgtgattttttaaaataaaagatcaaaaggattaacaatgcagattaattttcacagccttctttgatcatatttaccaagagtgccgatatttttggccatgactgtacgtatacatacacatacacatacacacacatatatacatacacatacatatatatatatatatatatatatacacacacacacacaaacacattttctgtACAAAATGGATGTTGTTAGGCACGGTGCAAAGATCAGTCATATTTCAGAGCCAGAACTAACAGTTTTATAAATGGATGCAATCAAAACCACTCAGTCGCTCCAGAGGGTTTCGCAGAAGGTACAGGAAATGTGAGCAGCCTCAATAAATACAAGCCTTGAAATTTACATTCTGGGTTGAATCCAACAATCTCCGCCAGAGGAGGAGACAAGGCTCATCAGCACTGATCATAACAGAAGGGAAACACAGCAATGCTGATCCAGAACAATAGCAGcttaattaaacaaaacacaatcTCTTTAAAGATGTGCCATGTCTCTGGAAAGAATTAACTGGGCCACTTTGTAAACCAGGCAATGGAGATTGTGAAAAATGtgagtgtggacatcagcagtgATTGAAACTTGACCATGGTTAATCAGAGAATGTCAAtcttttggatgaactattcctttaaaacctTTGTCTAAGCTTTCCTGATAGCCATGAATATCACATTAGTCTTCACAAAGTATCATTGTCGTtttgtaaagtgaaaagcaCCAGAAATATTGGAAAGAGCTTCTTCTGATCTTCCTCTAGATCAAGGGTCACAAACATTGGCATGTAGagcctgttttattttgttatgaGCTGAATGAGAAGCCAAACACAATTATTCTCTGTAGCACAAACAGAATAAAACATTCACACGTAGCATATCAATTTGGACACTGTTACACAGGTCCGACTTTGTCAGCAGTACTGCCGAAAAGATAATAGCCTGCAGTTTGTTCTGCTTTGTTCCTCGCCTGCTAGCTTTCAAAACAACCACTGAGATAAACACAAAATGACCACTATTAATGAGGGGTTCAAACCACCCAGCAAACACGGTCCTTAACATTCCACACACAGACCACATTGACAGTGATTCTCCAAACAGCATAATTAAGGAAAAGGCCTGTTCTTAACACTCTTAACCCAAAGGAAACAGACATTATGAAAACgaatattttgtaaatagaTACAGAGTTCAAAAGtcagggtcagtaagatttttgaaaataaattaaaatgtttatttagcaaaaacacttaaataattaaaagtaacagtaaagatttttatattgttacaaaaacattcaaCTTCAATAAAATTCTGTTCTTTAGagctttccattcatcaaagaatcctgaaaaaatatatcagttttcaaaaaattatattatattatataagaattttatgttgatttctgaaggatcgtgtgacactgaagactggagtaatggctgctttattaatgttattaatcattaatattaatgtattttagaatacattaaaatggctatatatattacatatttaataagaataaaacattgttactttaaattgcaATAGCACTACACAATATTGCagtttttgatttatttctgtaactagcctttttttttaaattaccaaccccacacttttgaatggtgtgtatatgtaagggataatcaacggctagctgcgcagcgtcgggtggttcttcgcctccacgtcgtgcattcaaattgtttaatgcacagctagccgttgattatcccgtttatgccatggtaatttcccagcattcacatattaaagatgttaacaatatttgtgctgcaatatttgaccggaatgataaaaatgacggttattttcgtctgcattactattcaactgtaactgtatgttactatggttaccaatgtttataggaagcgcattaatatagaacatgattaaactgacctggaactacctgcagttcaacgaatttaatcaatacctgccagccaatcagaatcaagtattcagacagaccatggcataaataaatatatacagtgggtatggaaagtattcagacccccttaaatttttcactctttgttatattgcagccatttgctaaaatcatttaagttaatttattttcctcattactgtacacacagcaccccatattgacagaaaaacacagaattgttgacatttttgcagatttattaaaaaagaaaaactgaaatcacatggtcctaagtattcagaccctttgctgtgacactcatatatttaactcaggtgctgtccatttcttctgatcatccttgagatggttctacaccttcatttgagtccagctgtgtttgattatactgattggacttgattaggaaagccacacacctgtctatataagaccttacagctcacagtgcatgtcagagcaaatgagaatcatgaggtcaaaggaactgcctgaagagctcagagacagaattgtggcaaggcacagatctggccaaggttacaaaaaactttctgctgcacttaaggttcctaagagcacagtggcctccataatccttaaatggaagacgtttgggacgaccagaacccttcctagagctggccgtccggccaaactgagctatcgggggagaagagccttggtgagagaggtaaagaaccacccaaagatcactgtggctgagctccagagatgcagtcgggagatgggagaaagttgtagaaagtcaaccatcactgcagccctccaccagtcggggctttatggcagagtggcccgacagaagcctctc
The sequence above is a segment of the Onychostoma macrolepis isolate SWU-2019 chromosome 07, ASM1243209v1, whole genome shotgun sequence genome. Coding sequences within it:
- the wrap53 gene encoding telomerase Cajal body protein 1, with translation MSGAAQSSDGGAGQDAEADGEPPHEAYHQGEVEGEEEEEAAPAAKQPRLEQEDVGLDLQMIQTPVVPSADTCGSQGTAGTLEEVACHQTDDTGQAMGPEEVEGDVEWHQNGAENRETLRPNEEDRADEPEKNDSEDKSAEQRYQGLDFSQNPQMLTGSWAEYTRTAENYLRGCKWAPDGSCIVSNSADNVLRVYNLPPELYSSQWDMLSEMSPVLKMAEGDTIYDYCWFPKMTSMDPDTCFIASSSRDNPVHIWDAFYGDLRASFRPYNHLDELTAAHSLCFSPDGSQLYCGFDKIVRVFHTDRPGRDCEQRPTMVKKQGQTGIISCIAFSSCQSMYACGSYSRSAGLYSCEDGSLLALLPARHQGGLTHLLFSPNGYHLYTGGRKDSEILCWDLRDPRHVLFSMHRNINTNQRIYFDLDQSGRYLLSGDTDGVVSVWDTLTAPPDGNEEPLQPLLQFQAHTDCTNGISVHPFMPLVASSSGQRKFCWSSDCEESESDSDEGNVMSSNGVRQDNALVLWWAGPLGSTNERGQEEEPAIIES